In Thermoplasmatales archaeon, the DNA window AAGATTAAGTGAGAATGAAGTAATCATGGAATTAAAAGATATGAATGTAGAAGGAAAAAGAGCATTGGTTTTAGATGATATAATATCTACTGGTGGAACAATGAAAAAAGCAATCGAAATGCTAAAAAATCAGGGAGCAAAAGAAATTTATACCGCATGTATTCACGGCCTATTTATAGCTAATGCGGATGAGAAAATATTAAATGCGGGATGTAATAAGATTGTATCAACTGATACAATAGAAACAAAGTATAGCGAGGTTAGTGTTGCAAACGAAATTTCTAAATATCTCTATTCTTGAAAAACAGATAAGCTAATACAAGAGATAATATAATCCACATAAGGAGCATTGAAAAAAGAAAAGTATTGTTATAAAAAGAAGGATAATTAATTTGAATTGGAACTCCTCCTCTTAAAGGTGTAACATTTAAATATACAAGACTTTCAAAAGCACTCACTGGATTTAAAGCACTTAAAATGTAGAACCAGTTTGGAGCAAGAAAATTATCATTTAAAATCTGCAAGGGATTTGATTTATATATGATTATAAGCAACCCAAAAAGTATTATTCCCCATATCATTGAGAAGAGAAACCATGTGAAGATTGCTCCCCCCATGGCGGTCGCCCTCTTTTTAAATAATGAAGAAATCATTATTGAGATTGCTACATAAACAATTCCTAAAAGTATTGAAAGGGCTATAAAGGAAAAATATTCCATCCATTTAACTTCTTTTACATTCATTCCTATTACAATTCCTGCGATCCCAAAACCAATAAAAATTGATGATGCAATTACGCAACTAAGGCCCAAAAATTTCCCGAGCAATACCTCCCATCTTTTCACTGGATATGATAAAACAATTGCAAGTGAGCCTCGCTCCTTTTCTCCCGCAATAGTTGCATATCCGAGCATAAGCCCCAGTATAGGAATCAAAAATTCAACAAAACTCATCATACCAACTATTGTTGCGGAAAGACTCTGCCATTCGCCTTTGCTGAAATATGAAATAACAAGTGTTAGAATTAAAAATATTGCGGAAAGGGCAATAATCCATTTATTTCTCCAGTTATCCATGAATTCCTTTTTTGCTATCGCCAAAATTTTATTCATTTTTCTTCACCATCTTAACAAATATTTCCTCTAGGGTAGGCTCAACTGTCTTGAAATCAATTATTTTTCCTCCCGCATTTTCAATCGCATTTATAACACTTGCCTTTGTCTCAGATGAGCATTTTATCTCTATAATATTTCCCTCCATTTTTGCGTCTTCTACTCCATTCAGTTCCTTTACCACTTTGACCATTTTCTCCGATGGATTCGAAACATTTATTTTCAATTTTGGCTGAATTTTTAATTTTTTACTCAATTCTTCAACACTATCTATCGCAATTATACTCCCTTTATTCATTATTGCAACCCTATCACTTAATTCCTGAACTTCAGATAAAACATGGGAGGAGAGAACTATGGTCGCTCCCTCTTCCTTCATTTTCCTTATTTTATTCCTTATCTCGTATGCTCCAAGTGCATCAAGCCCGCTCGTTGGCTCATCAAGTATTAGCAAGGGCGGAGAATCCATCAGGCATTGCGCCAGCCCGAGGCGCTGTATCATTCCCTTTGAAAAACCTCCGACTTTCCTGTTAATTGCGTCGCCTAACCCAACTTCTTTCAGAATTTCAACGCATTTCTCCTTTTCAAAATCTTTTAACTCCGCAAAAAATTTTAGGGTTTGGAGGGCTGTTAAATTTTCATAAAAAGAAGGTGATTCTGGCAAATATCCGATGAGTTTTTTCACCTCTCTCTCATTTGAAGAAATATCCATCCCGTTTATCCTTATTTCTCCTTCATCAATTTTTATTAAGCCAAGAATTGCTTTTATTGTTGTTGTTTTTCCCGCACCATTTGGGCCCAGCAAGGCAAATACCTCGCCCTTTTTAGTCTCAAATGAAATATTTTTGACCGCAACAAGCCCGTTATATGTTTTCCTTAGATTTTTAACTTCTATCATTTTCAGGTAAATTGCTTTTTTCTATATAATTTTATGGGATTTGTGATGAAAGCCAAATTTGTAATGACAGCTACATCTTTTTCATTTGCAAGATAATCACGTATATTTATATAGTATTGATCAGCAAGTCATTCAACAAATTAATAAAGCAACAAAAGAATATTTTTGAAAACTTTTTCAATAAAAACTCTTTCATAAATATTGCATTGTGAAACATTCTGAATTATCATCTATAATAATGAGAAAATATTGTTTCCTTTATATCAATTTACCATAAACAAGTGATGATTTAGCTCTAAAATAATTCCAATTTTCCCTTCTCTTTTTATGGAGAAAATCTTTTCTTGTTTCTTCATTGTTAGTGGTTTGCCTTCCTATCTATTTCAATTGAAGGATTCCTCATACCATTTTCTACCATATATATTTTGAATGAAATACCTTTTATTCTATTCCTATAGGAAAACTGGGAAATGTCCA includes these proteins:
- a CDS encoding ABC transporter permease gives rise to the protein MNKILAIAKKEFMDNWRNKWIIALSAIFLILTLVISYFSKGEWQSLSATIVGMMSFVEFLIPILGLMLGYATIAGEKERGSLAIVLSYPVKRWEVLLGKFLGLSCVIASSIFIGFGIAGIVIGMNVKEVKWMEYFSFIALSILLGIVYVAISIMISSLFKKRATAMGGAIFTWFLFSMIWGIILFGLLIIIYKSNPLQILNDNFLAPNWFYILSALNPVSAFESLVYLNVTPLRGGVPIQINYPSFYNNTFLFSMLLMWIILSLVLAYLFFKNRDI
- a CDS encoding ABC transporter ATP-binding protein, with the protein product MIEVKNLRKTYNGLVAVKNISFETKKGEVFALLGPNGAGKTTTIKAILGLIKIDEGEIRINGMDISSNEREVKKLIGYLPESPSFYENLTALQTLKFFAELKDFEKEKCVEILKEVGLGDAINRKVGGFSKGMIQRLGLAQCLMDSPPLLILDEPTSGLDALGAYEIRNKIRKMKEEGATIVLSSHVLSEVQELSDRVAIMNKGSIIAIDSVEELSKKLKIQPKLKINVSNPSEKMVKVVKELNGVEDAKMEGNIIEIKCSSETKASVINAIENAGGKIIDFKTVEPTLEEIFVKMVKKNE